A region from the Mucilaginibacter sp. CSA2-8R genome encodes:
- a CDS encoding TIM-barrel domain-containing protein encodes MYHKLHLKAIALQRLFVLILFAFVVLSASASASVRSFQKEADGVTFILNNGIMKIKICRADIIQVRYSMLKALPAFNSLVVNGPFNAPIKFTVAQTAQQVLINTGKIILKVDRASNAIAYYTLAGQLITSEDQENNKQMAAQTVAGINTYSCSTQFASPVNEGLYGLGCHPLDTLSINYKGRNQDMAIKYLTGAIPVLLSTRGYGILWDNYSASQFYGAEGGNTKFKYVSESGKQVNYYFFYGPDFDQIINAYRTATGKAPMFPKWSFGLFQSQDRYMSQDEIISVKNKYRNSNIPVDAIVQDWYYWDPLPIGSHVMKPERYPNPKALVDELHKANIHAMISIWPVFGQGTPNYDALKRTGGLTSITWDNVVTHTFDTYYDAHSPQARNLYWQQARDSLVKRYGWDAWWVDQCEPDNGALLDERRKADFWPGKGIDYFNTYSLEHTKGLYRGWRNDIANKRAFFLVRQAFAGQQRNATTLWSSDITCTFDAFKSQVPQGINACASGIPYWTSDIGGYHLGWKAANWSLPENQELFTRWFQFGVFSPIFRIHGKGERALFSNNWSAETKATLLNYDKLRYRLLPYIYSLAGQVTQNNYTIMRALPFDFRQDEKVYSIPNEYMFGPAFLVNPVTEQLYTGSNAATGKHTRTVYLPVAKGWYDFWTGKHYNGGQQLNVDVPLSLIPLYVRAGSIVPMGPVMQYATEKPANELELRIYPGANGKFEFYEDENDNYNYEKGRYAKFILNWNDQKHQLTISATQGNFKGMLKSRKFNVVLVKEGYGTNVDAGTRFNTSVTYTGKPLAVTVN; translated from the coding sequence ATGTATCATAAACTCCATCTTAAAGCAATAGCATTACAACGTTTGTTCGTATTAATATTATTTGCTTTCGTTGTTTTAAGTGCCAGTGCTTCTGCCTCGGTGCGCAGTTTTCAGAAAGAGGCCGATGGCGTTACCTTTATATTGAACAACGGCATCATGAAGATTAAAATTTGCCGCGCAGATATTATCCAGGTTAGGTACAGTATGTTAAAAGCTTTGCCTGCTTTTAATTCATTGGTGGTTAACGGGCCTTTTAATGCACCAATAAAGTTCACCGTAGCCCAAACCGCTCAACAGGTTTTAATTAATACCGGTAAGATTATTTTGAAGGTAGACCGTGCCAGCAACGCTATTGCCTATTACACTTTGGCCGGCCAGTTAATTACCAGCGAAGATCAGGAAAACAATAAACAAATGGCTGCCCAAACCGTGGCAGGCATCAATACATACAGTTGCTCAACGCAATTTGCATCGCCGGTTAACGAGGGCTTATATGGTTTGGGTTGCCACCCTTTAGATACACTATCTATAAATTACAAAGGGCGCAATCAGGATATGGCCATAAAGTATTTAACCGGAGCTATCCCTGTATTGCTATCAACAAGGGGGTACGGTATATTGTGGGACAACTATTCTGCCTCGCAGTTTTATGGAGCAGAAGGCGGTAATACAAAGTTTAAATACGTATCGGAAAGTGGTAAGCAGGTTAACTATTATTTTTTTTACGGGCCCGATTTTGACCAGATCATCAATGCTTACCGTACAGCTACAGGCAAAGCGCCCATGTTTCCTAAGTGGTCTTTCGGATTATTTCAGTCGCAAGATCGTTATATGAGCCAGGATGAAATTATTTCGGTGAAAAATAAGTACCGCAACAGCAATATCCCGGTTGATGCAATAGTGCAGGACTGGTATTATTGGGATCCGTTGCCTATTGGCTCACACGTTATGAAGCCCGAGCGTTATCCAAACCCCAAAGCCTTAGTAGATGAGTTGCACAAAGCCAACATACACGCCATGATATCAATATGGCCTGTATTTGGGCAAGGTACACCCAATTATGATGCTCTTAAAAGAACAGGCGGTTTAACCAGCATTACCTGGGATAATGTGGTTACTCATACTTTTGATACCTATTACGATGCACATAGCCCGCAAGCCCGCAATTTATATTGGCAGCAGGCCCGCGATAGCCTGGTAAAGCGTTATGGCTGGGATGCATGGTGGGTAGACCAGTGCGAGCCCGACAATGGCGCTCTGCTCGACGAACGCCGTAAAGCTGACTTTTGGCCGGGAAAGGGCATTGATTATTTTAACACCTACTCGTTAGAGCATACTAAAGGCCTGTATAGAGGCTGGCGAAACGATATTGCTAATAAGCGGGCGTTTTTCCTGGTGCGGCAGGCTTTTGCCGGCCAGCAGCGTAATGCCACTACTTTGTGGTCGTCAGATATTACTTGTACGTTTGATGCTTTTAAAAGCCAGGTACCGCAAGGCATTAATGCCTGTGCGTCGGGCATCCCTTACTGGACGTCGGATATTGGCGGTTACCATTTGGGTTGGAAAGCGGCCAATTGGTCACTGCCCGAAAATCAGGAGCTCTTTACCCGGTGGTTTCAGTTTGGTGTATTCAGCCCGATATTTCGTATACATGGTAAGGGCGAGCGTGCGCTGTTTTCTAATAACTGGAGCGCCGAAACCAAAGCTACCTTGCTAAATTACGATAAGCTAAGGTATAGGTTACTACCTTACATTTACTCACTGGCGGGGCAGGTAACTCAAAACAATTATACCATTATGCGGGCGCTTCCATTTGATTTTCGGCAGGATGAAAAGGTGTATAGCATACCCAACGAGTATATGTTTGGTCCGGCATTTTTGGTTAACCCGGTTACTGAGCAGTTGTATACCGGCAGCAATGCCGCTACAGGTAAGCATACCCGCACTGTGTACCTGCCTGTAGCCAAAGGCTGGTACGATTTCTGGACCGGTAAGCATTATAATGGAGGTCAGCAGTTGAATGTTGATGTGCCCTTGTCTCTAATTCCGTTATATGTTCGCGCAGGCTCAATAGTGCCCATGGGGCCGGTTATGCAGTACGCTACAGAAAAGCCTGCCAACGAATTAGAGTTGCGCATTTATCCAGGCGCTAACGGTAAGTTTGAGTTTTACGAAGATGAGAACGATAACTATAATTACGAAAAAGGCCGGTACGCAAAATTCATCCTGAATTGGAACGATCAAAAACATCAGCTTACCATATCGGCTACCCAAGGAAACTTTAAGGGCATGCTTAAAAGCCGTAAAT